In Pseudomonadales bacterium, the genomic stretch CGAGCTGCTGAAGGGCGTGCACGGGTTGGCCGAGTCGGTGCAGCGGCTGCACGAGTTCGGCGATGTCTTCTACAGCGAGGAATTTCTCGAACCACGTCCGCTGCTGAAGGCGATGCGGGCAGACGACGGAGCGCTGCTGCTGATCGACGAGATCGACAAGGCCGACCAGGAGTTCGAGTCCCTGCTGCTGGAGATGCTTTCCGACTACCAGTTGTCGGTACCGGAGATCGGCACCGTGCGCGCACGTCACACGCCGCTGGTGATCCTGACCAGCAACAGCACGCGCGAGATCAGCGACGCACTGAAGCGCCGCTGCCTGCACCTGTATATCCCGTTTCCGGACGCGGCGCTCGAGAACCGCATCGTGCGCGCGCAGGTGCCGGAAGTGGCCGATTCGCTGCGCTCCCAGCTCGTCGGCTTCGTGCAGGCAGTGCGTGAACTCGATCTGAAGAAGCCCCCGGCAGTCAGCGAAAGCATCGACTGGGCGCGTGCACTGCTGTTGCTGCACGCGCATGCGCTCGATGCGGCGCTGGTGCGCGAGACGCTGAATGTGCTGTTGAAGTTCGAGGACGATATCCAGGCGGTTGCAGAGAACCTGCAGACGCTGCTTGGTCGCGCGCAGGCAGCCACGCGCTGATGGAGCGCGTGCTGACGGACTTCGTGCGCGTGCTGCGCAACGCGGGAGTCCGCGTGTCACCGGCCGAGACGCTGGACGCGGCGTATGCACTCGCGTTGTGCGGATACGACGATCGCGCCTTGTTGCAGCAGGCGCTCGCAGCCACGCTCGCCAAGACGATCGACGACAAGCAGTCGTTCGAGGAATGTTTCGCGCGCTTCTTTGCCGGACCTGATCGCACGTCCGTCACGACGCAGCTCGCTCCCTTCGATACTGCCTTGGCCATGCCGGTGACGGGTTCTGTTGGCGCGGCAATCGCAGCGGCAGGCGGAGCCGCCGATCCCGTGCAGCTGCAGCTCGCGATCGATGCGGCTGCCCGCGACGCAGGGATCGAGGCGATGAGCAGCTTCACGCAGCGCGGACTCTACGTGCGCAAGACGCTGGACGCTCTCGGCTGGCAGGAGTTGCAGCAGCGCATCCTCGCGCTCGAACAGATGCCGGCCGGCGTCGAGCCGGGTGCGGTTGCAGCACTCGCGCTGAAACAGTGGAGCGAGTTGCTGCGTGAACGCGTGCGTGAACACGTGGAGCGACACCATCTGCTGTTTGCAGGCACCCAGGCGCGCGAACTGCGTGAATCGGTGCTGCGAACGGCGCGTCTGTCGCAACTCGAGGAGCGTGATCTGGTGCAGATCACGCGCATCGTGCGCCGGATCGCACGTCGGCTCGCGGCGCGTCATGCCGTGCGCCGGCGCGAATACCGGCGTGGGCAGCTCGACCTGCCACGCACGCTGCGAGGGGGCCTCGCGCACGACGGCCTGCTGTTTGCACCGCGCTGGAAAAGCCGCCGTCGCAGCCGTCCTGCACTGATCACGCTGTGCGACGTCAGTGGCTCGGTTAGCGCGTATGCGCGTTTCCTGCTGCTCTTCCTGTACGGGCTGGGCGACGTGCTGCCGCGCGTGCGCAGCTTCGTGTTTTCATCGCAGCTTGTCGAAGTGAGCGAACTGTTCGCGCACAACCGTGCAGAGCATGCGCTGGCGCAGGTGCAGCACCGCTACGCAGGCGGTTCGACCGATTACGGCACGGCGCTGCGCGGACTGCTCGATGCGAGTGGTCGTGACCCGGACGCCGGCGCGACCGTGGTGATCCTGGGCGACGCGCGCAACAACCGTGGCGACCCGGCGCTGCCCGCGTTGCGCGAGATCGGTCGCCGCGCGCGGCGGCTGATCTGGCTCACGCCGGAGCCGGCTCCGCTGTGGGGAACCGGTGACTCGGAGATGTTGCGTTACCGCAGCGCGTGCAGCGAGGTGCGTGTGGTGCAGTCGATCCGCCAGCTCGAACGCTTCGCCGACGACCTGC encodes the following:
- a CDS encoding MoxR family ATPase; this encodes MTSPAAIRAGFEELRYICSAQAATTVYLAYQLQKPVLVEGPPGVGKTELAKTLAQYLSLPLIRLQCYEGLDESKALYEWKYGKQLLYTQVLKEQLGELLKGVHGLAESVQRLHEFGDVFYSEEFLEPRPLLKAMRADDGALLLIDEIDKADQEFESLLLEMLSDYQLSVPEIGTVRARHTPLVILTSNSTREISDALKRRCLHLYIPFPDAALENRIVRAQVPEVADSLRSQLVGFVQAVRELDLKKPPAVSESIDWARALLLLHAHALDAALVRETLNVLLKFEDDIQAVAENLQTLLGRAQAATR
- a CDS encoding VWA domain-containing protein, encoding MERVLTDFVRVLRNAGVRVSPAETLDAAYALALCGYDDRALLQQALAATLAKTIDDKQSFEECFARFFAGPDRTSVTTQLAPFDTALAMPVTGSVGAAIAAAGGAADPVQLQLAIDAAARDAGIEAMSSFTQRGLYVRKTLDALGWQELQQRILALEQMPAGVEPGAVAALALKQWSELLRERVREHVERHHLLFAGTQARELRESVLRTARLSQLEERDLVQITRIVRRIARRLAARHAVRRREYRRGQLDLPRTLRGGLAHDGLLFAPRWKSRRRSRPALITLCDVSGSVSAYARFLLLFLYGLGDVLPRVRSFVFSSQLVEVSELFAHNRAEHALAQVQHRYAGGSTDYGTALRGLLDASGRDPDAGATVVILGDARNNRGDPALPALREIGRRARRLIWLTPEPAPLWGTGDSEMLRYRSACSEVRVVQSIRQLERFADDLLRAG